TGATGctgtgtgggatcatgggaatAGTTGCCGTCATTGCAGTCTTAACTGCAGCTTCTCTGGGTTAAAGGTTCTGATCAAATCCATTTAAAATGACGACAACAATCCTTCATCCACATCCACCCACAGATATGTCGGTTGTCTCGTTGTTAAAGAACAAACCAAAGGTAAAGTGAACAAGGATCAGTCTCATCACAGATCACGTGTGTGACTGAGCTCATGTGTCAAAGTTACCTGTGTGATCACGGCTCTGTCCAGACGGACCAAGGAGGAGTCTCTGCTGACCAGCAGTAACACACTGTGGATGGAGCCTGGTGTGTtctcctgcacaaacacacagtcgattcacattttgttgaaatgtcagtttttttatgttgagtTCAGTCAAAGTAAATAACTACAGGTAAACACGACTACAGGCGACTCACCTGCAGGGACATGAGGGCAGAGAAGAGGGCGGGGACAGGAGCTGCTCTGCGGGCGTCCACAAGCACCGTCACCCCCAACGCTCGCACCTCCTTCCTGCTCGgcacaggaaatgacatcagagGGAGACAACAGTAGAGTGACCTGAGGTTGAACTGAGAACTAGGTGCGGTCCCTACCTGAGGGTGGAGGTGTAATAGAGCAGGAGGCGGAGCAGGTCAGCCCGCTCGCAATCAGGGTTCGACCACATGGAGCTGCTGGTTGAGGCGGTGAGAAGAGCTCGTCCACTTCTGTCTCTGGTTCCTGCAGGAGACGAGGAgaaaaaatcatcatcatcacgttTTAATGAGTCATGGTACTTCATGTTATAGTGTTTTTTACAGACATGAAACTCATGGGGCTCGTGTTTAGGTATCAGCTGCATAACAACTCTTCtttataaaacactgaaacagtCTGATTGTTCTAATCTAGTTCAGTAATATTAAGTCTGGTATTAACTGGTTTAGATGATGTCTAAATgaggtcagtgtttgtctcaCCAGGCAGACACAGAGCTCCAGAGCTCAGCAGCACACTGTAGAAGCTGGACTGAGGCGATGGACAGGAGAGGGTGGACTGTCCTGGGACAGTGTCCACAGTTGGACCAGTCGTCTGTGAACAGACAGctggttgttgtggttctgttggACTGGAATCAGCTGAATGGACAGAAGACAACTCAGTGCTGAGACCTGtggagaggacacacacacacacacacacacacacagtgtcttaATGAAACGATCATCCACACGGGGGCATTTGAGAAAAGTGTCAGattcatagactgtaaataaagatggtggGACACATGACAGCTctcccaaagtgaagccaagtcaTCTGGATCGCAGGAGACTGGCTACAccacaggtcataaaccccacctcctccatgttagcagatgggcaGCTCCATTCCTTGATCTGCCACAGCATCGTCCCcaaaagatggcagcgttcgtattagtgatattttgaattatttgaggaagtggagataaatgttccatctttattcacagtttatgGTTCGAACACGTGAGTGTGAGAAATGaactggtggaggaggagggacaacAAAGGGAGGAGGAGTAATTCAGCCaattagaggaggagaagataaaTGAGAACAGAAAGATGATGTTTTCAAGAatgacagtgaggaggagaaacaggttTGTACCTTCAGTCTGACGATCTGCAGTTCTTCCTCCACCAACCTCCTCACAGCAGGACTCCTCttgcctcctcttcctgctgctgctcttcctccttctctccatgtTCAGACTAGGTTCAGTTCTCAGGAGTCTGGATCCATCACTTCAGACTCCTCAAAGTGTATTAACGGTTCAAtgttttcacaataagagtccTCAGACTGTGTTTGTAGTGggttttcagaataagagtCCTTGGACTGTTTCTGTAGTGggttttcagaataagagtCCTGACTGTGTAGTAGAAGGTTTTCAGAATAAGAATCCTCAGACTGTGTTTGTAGTGGGTTTTCAGAATAGGAGTCCTTGGACTGTTTCTGTAGTGggttttcagaataagagtcctctgaatgtgtttgtagTGGTGTTTTCAGAATAGAGTCCTAAGTGTGTTTGTAGTGGTTTCAGAATAAGAGTCCTCAGAGAGTTTGTAGTGAGTTTTCAGAATAAGAGTCCTTGGACTGTTCTGTAGTGggttttcagaataagagtCCTCTGATGTTTGTAGTGAAGGTTTTCACAATAGAAGTCCCCTAAGTGTGTTTGTACTGgtttttcagaataagagtCCTCAGAGAGTGTTTGTAGTGggttttcagaataagagtCCTTGGACTGTGTTTGTAGTGGGTTTCCAGAATAAGAGTCCTCAGAGAGTGTTGTAGTGGGTTTTCAGAATAAGATCCTCAGAGAGTGTTTGTAGTGggttttcagaataagagtCCTCAGAGAGTGTTTGTAGTGggttttcagaataagagtTCTTGGAAGTGGTTGTTCTGAAAAGTTTTCAGAAAAGAGCCCACAGACTGTGTCTGTAGTGGGTTCTCAGAAAAGAGTCCACAGACTGTGTCTGTAGTGGGTTCTCAGAAAAGAGTCCACAGACTGTGTCTGTAGTGGGTTCTCAGAACAAGAGTCCACAGACTGTGTCTGTAGTGGGTTCTCAGAAAAGAGTCCACAGACTGTGTCTGTAGTGGGTTCTCAGAACAAGAGTCCACAGACTGTGTCTGTAGTGGGTTCTCAGGAAAAGAGTCCACAGGCTGTGTCTGTAGTGGGTTCTCAGGAAAAGAGTCCACAGACTGTGTCTGTAGTGGGTTCTCAGAACAAGAGTCCACAGACTGTGTCTGTAGTGGGTTCTCAGAACAAGAGTCCACAGACTGTGTCTGTAGTGGGTTCTCAGAACAAGAGTCCACAGACTGTGTCTGTAGTGGGTTCTCAGGAAAAGAGTCCACAGACTGTGTCTGTAGTGTGTTGGACTCTTCGGAGGGTGTGTCATGAATGTTTCCATAATTACAGtcttcacagtgtttgtgtagGGTATTATTTTCTGAGTAAGAGTCCTTAGGgtgtgttctttgtgtgttttcagaataagagtCCTTGGACAGTGTTGGTGAGGAAgggttttcagaataaaagtcctTGGAGTGTGTTTGTAGTGCGTTGGACTCTTCAGAGAGTGTGCCATGTATGTTTTCAGAATTTGACtcttcacagtgtgtgtgtagtgtgtgatTTTCAGAGTAAGAGTCCTCAGGGTGTGTTCCTTGTGTTTTGTCAGAATAAGAGTCCTTGTagtgtatttgcatgtttgtgttttcaaaataagagtcctcaaagtgtgtttgttgtgaatttgtttcaaaataagagtccTTGGAGTGTGGTGCAGTGtgttattttcagaataagagtcCTCAGGGGTGTCTTTGTGTAGTTTCAGAATAATAGTCCTTGGACAGTGTTGGTGAGGCAGggttttcagaataagagtCCTTGGAGTGTGTTGGTAGTGCATTGGACCCTTCAGAGGGTGTGCCATGTAtgttttcagaataagagtcttcacagtgtgtgtgcagtgtgttattttcagaataagagtcTTCAGAGTGTGTGGCTTCTTTATCGATGTGCGTTTGTCgacctctctcttttcctctctgttcttcatctttatcttttcctctctcctcttctctcatcacttcctcctcttcccttctttcTTGACTTTGCTTCACAATTATAACCTGAACTTCTTCCTCtagctccagctcctctgcctcctcctcctccaactcttCCTCTCGATCCATCGcttcaccttcatcttcctccttctccatgtcttctccctcctcagcagtatgtgtctcctcctcctcctccttctctacAGCCTCATCCACTGAACCTAACGTGTCATGCTTCCTATCCTGTCTCTTCATCagctctccctcttccctcttttcctccatctctccctctttcctttgcTTCCCCTGTttcaactcctcctcctcctcctccgctctctgtCCATTGCTGTTAGGTTCAGGGTTTAGCGTCACACTCCAGACTGAATCAGTACCTTGTGTCTCCTCCCTATTGGCCGGCTGCTCTGACCGAACGATGGAGGATTCCACGACCTCAGGAGGAGCAGCGGACGTGGGGGTGAGGTCgggggggggagacgggggTGAGGACAAAAGGTCCACAAGTGTCCTGCTTGAAGTTTTCCTCGATGAGTTTGGTGCAAAGTCCAGTGTGAGAACTGACCCGCACACCGGACCAGTGAGGTGTTAGTTTgttgtgaggtgtgtgtgttgaggtgtgcAGGCTCACACAGCAGAATGGTGTGCGTgttgtgaggtgtgtgtgtgttgtgaggtgtgtgtgttgagttgtgTGAACTGGTCCTTGCTTGGAGCTGCAGGCTGATGGACTGGGTTAAGGAACCCCTCTGTGGCGAGAAGCGAGGCAGCGTCAGCTCCGTCAGCTCCACGTACTCGCCCTCCGAGTCCTCGGCCTCGCTGCTAGCAGCTGATTGGTTGGTTTGGGATGGGAGGAGCTTCACATCTTGCTGGGTCACAGAGTTAATATCTCGACCTGGAGAAACTAACTCTTCCTTCATGGAAGACTCGTGGTCCTCCATCCGGGCGGTCCGGGCCCGGCTGAGGAACTGTGGGTAGACGAGGTCCTCCCAGGGAACCCTGAAGACGTCTCCATTGGCAGAGAGGACGCAGCGCTCCAGCCTGGACGCTCCTCGCTGCTCCCTCTCCCTGTTGACCGAGTCCAGCCAGGCCATGCTGAAGAGTGACCGCAGGGCTAACTCCGACACTTCCTGCCGCTCCACATGCCGGCTGCCTGCCGACACACTGCACAAAAGCAGGCTGGGGGAGGAGGCGACGCTGCTCCTGCAGGAGGCGCTGTGTGCtcgaagaggaggagcagccgcAGGAGACACCAGCAGATAAAAGTCTCCTGGACGCAGGAGACGCTGGTCCAGAGGACAGAGCTGAACGATTACCTTCTCATGGACACACAGAGGCCAGCCTTCATGACGAAACAAGACTCCACTGTACTGACActgagaaggagaggaagaggagaggaggagaggtgaggaagaggaggaagaggagaaatgtaGATTATTGATTTTGTTGAAGCATATTTTCATTGCAACTCCAGTTAAAGTAACATCTAGTGAGTGGAACTTCGTCTGCAATAGTTTGTTCATGAATCAGTGAATCAGGTGGTTTTAAATGTTCACTCCTCAGTCAAACCTGTTGAGTCTAAAAAAAGGATCTTATTGTTCCAGTGAAGTCGACTCCTCCtgattcttttctttcactGGATCCTCTGAACAAACACCCGACGACTGATGAAGAATTAAACCTGATCAGCTCTTTACTCACTTTGAAACAGGTGTGTGAATATTAACATAAAGGTGAAGCTAGAGAGGTTCAGTGAAGCTCAGGGGATTTAAACGACGCTGTTAGACTCTGTGTGTTGATGTCTCTGTGACACATGGtactgcagccccccccccccgacttcCTGTCTGTGGGCGAGGTCACGCCCCGCAGAGGCAGGTGAGTGACATTCCCACGAGTCACCTTAGCCAAGCATGACACATCAGCCAATCACGTGTGGTGTTCAACAGGCAAGAAGAGACACGCCCCGAGGGGGCGGGGGGTCTGTTTGAGTCATCAGTGAGAGTCAGTTGATCACAGAGTAAAGTTGTTCAAATTTATTAACTACAATCTACAGTTTGTTTTCCGCCATAACACAATAAAACCCCACTAACACATTCTCGACCTAAAAGGAGAAGACAAAGGagttgtttgtagttttattacagcgtgctaataacattttaaagcaaGATGGAAGTAAAATAATTAAGACCTACCTACATATTTTAAACCTAGTTCATAatctttcaaaaatatataagacCTAAACTTCCGATGATTTAGTTTTAAACTTGTGTAATACTCACACAGGCATGTTGCTGTAGTGTCTGCAGGACCTTCTTGGCGggcagcaggaagtggagcaGGTAGCGGAGGCCGTCTCCGCTGTAGCTGCTCTCCACCACACTGAGGACCTGACAGAGGACGGTGGAGGACGTGGACTGGAAGGGGGGGTAGAGGTCGGACAGAGACGTCTGGATGCAGCGGTCCAAAGACTCAGAGtcctgagaggaagaggaggaagtaaCACCACGGTCGTTTAATTACAGCAGGTGAGACGTTCATCCTCACAGAAGCATCAGTAACTCTGTGTTGAGCCTGAAGGCTTCAGTTCTGGTTCTCAAGGACAATAACAAGTGTGAACCCTGGTCTATCAGAGAACATGTGTGAGGAAAGGTTGCACCAGTTTGTTTagtaaagagtgtgtgtgtgtgtgtgtgtgtgtgtgtgtgtgtgtgtcttgctgttgctatggttacaccaCACCTCTGCATCACATTCCTctcagacaaagagacagagactggTCCTGAGGGACGAGTCCAGGTGTGGACATGCGACCCGGGGACAACCAGGTTCAGTCCGTGTCCAGTGTTTGAAGTGACACCGACCACAGATCAGTTTTTACCTCCACACTCCGTGACCCTGTTCACACGTTTCTTATCAACACGTGTTTGTTCAGTCGGAAACAAGTTCAACACTTCAGGCGGCCCGCCAAGAGCGCACCCGCCAGGCCCTGGAGGCGTGGCTGGGAGGCCCCGTCTCGAGATCAGGGCTGTAACTGGATCCACTGGAGACTGGTCAGGTAAAAATATCTGTCTCCAGactctgtctgtgtgggtgtgtgtgtttttgtgtgtgtgtcacagatttaaatttaaatgctGACCTCAGTAGTTTTTTCCTCTCCGACTGTGTGGACACATAAACCAGTTTGACTCCTGTTTAAAGGATCACTTAAACAGACTCACATCACAATATAAACCTTCATCCGACACACAAGTAATATTTgtaggctgtatataaagacaatctgcgactgtatataaagatgaaacTCTGATGGATTTTTTGTAGCTGCAGAAACACCGCTGGTCGTACAGTTTTATTAGAGAGTGAAGGTTCTTCTCCTATCTTTGACAGGTATGGAGAGTAGATACATAAATCTGTTTAACTTAGGCCTAACCAGTGGCAGTGACGCTCAGCAGAAGCTAACGACCAGACGCTGTGTGCTTCCTACACTCGATGCTAATGCTGCGTGCGAATGACTTTGTGTAGGAGCTCAGCTGTTTGATAAACAGAGCAGCACCTGAACGTGTCGAGGGTTAAGAGGTTAGGATACGATGAACCAGGCTTCATGCTCAGCCTGTGTTCAGAGGAATATTCTGGATGTGACTCAACACAACAACTGGCAGCCAAATGTAGTCCTGAGGCCAATATTAGCAGCACGATATCAGATgacccgggggggggggatttctgtCCTGCTGAACGACACAATGACTTGGACGTTtgagttctcacatacagcccctcggCGTAGTTTCTGGAAAGTGTCTGGACTTGATTTCATGCCTgaaagtagatttatttttcgAATGTTCATCaataacgcacacacacacgcacacgcacacaagctcAAACTGTTGAAGTTGTTTTGACTCTAAAAACTCCACAAGCAACATTAAATccacctcactcttgttgagggttaagaacagaggatgttaaGCCCTCGGAGACAAAtcgtgatttgtgaatatgggctacacaaataagATTTGATTGAAAGTAAATGTGAGGATTACAGTAATAATACTGCAGCTCAGTCCTctgagggggtgagggaggggtgaggaggcACATGACAGCAGGCTGAGTGAGGTTCCCatgggagagagagcggggcCACCCACTCGGAGTCTCAGCTGAATAACGTGATTATCCTCAACACACCAGACTCCagcaaaaaaacactgtttttctctcatttagTTTCACTGTGTTACACATTCAACTCAGGCTCATATCAGACAGCAAAAACATATAAGATCAGAGATCATCAattatcacaatgttaaaggtcagaggtcgaaACAGTGGGTTGAAAAAACATTCCTCTGAAAAGCTGATTCAGTTTAAGTTGAACGAAAAGGTCTGGTTCAAAAACTTTAAATGTTACTTTGGTTTTGTCCCGCTGGGTTTAAACTGATCTCAAGTCACTGGGACTTGCAGGGTCACAGTTtcctgttggtttgcagtgacCGGGCCCCTGCGGCAGTGACCGGGCCCCTGCGGCAGCGACCGGGCCCCTGCGGCAGCGACCGGGCCCCTGCGGCAGCGACCGGGCCCCTGCGGCAGTGACCGGCCCCTGCGGCAGTGACCGGGCCCCTGCAACAGTGACCGGGCCCCTGCGGCAGTGACCGGCCCCTGCGGCAGTGACCGGGCCCCTGCGGCAGTGACCGGGCCCCTGCGACAGTGACCGGGCCCCTGCGGCAGTGACCGGCCCTGCGGCAGTGACCGGGCCCTGCAACAGTGACCGGGCCCCTGCGGCAGTGACCGGGCCCCTGCGGCAGTGACCGGGCCCCTGCGGCAGTGACCGGGCCCCTGCGACAGTGACCGGGCTCCTGCGGCAGTGAAAAGACTCCGGCTGTAAATCACTGCAGAAAAACCCTGTTGTTATTGAGCGAATGTGATTTGTGCATCAGAGACTAGACAAACCGGATTTACATGTCTCAATGAGGTTAAACTGTCCCTAATGATTATGACTCCATTATGAAACAATACTGATTAGGACagtctcctctcttcttttctgtaACttagcaaccaactgcagaCTAGACaatcttcttcctgtttgtatCACATGACCCGTGTGCGTAATTCGCCGTCCAACTTGCTGATTCGAGGCTAAAACACTTCGATgtggatttagtttttaaacattattttagtCAGTGTGGATGCAGCTGTAGGTTGAATCATGGTTCTGATCCAGACATGAAGTTTTTAGGGTCACATAGAGTAACAGTGTGTTGTTATTTACATTGTGTGTGATGTCTTGAGGTCACAGAGAGTGACAGATAAAAAGCTGGTGTTTAATCATCCAGATGGAGCTTTTAACATAAACTACCCCCCCGCGGACGTGCAGGGATAATGAACAGTGAGTGGCGGCCTCTTTCTCCCCAGAGGATCATGACTCATTCAACCTTTGATGGAAGAACCAGTCCTGctgggtgaggagggtgaggccTGAAGCCTGAAGAATCTGACTGACCTCAGTTTAACATCAACATTACGTTTTCCAGATGTGACCACACAGTCACGTGACCATCCGGCCCTCATCACTGTCAGACGTCAGACGCTGAGATGTGATTAACCAGCTCTTTAACTCTGGTTCTTTAAAGATGGCTCATGGTTTCCAAAAGCACAGGTTGTGACCTTTTGAGTAACCAATCACGGGGACACAGCGTGGAGAGGGAGGGGCCCTAAAGACCAGGGACCCACAGGAgacttgacctttgacacccctcctccccccagCAGGGAAGACAGTGACAGAAGAGACCAGCTGTCCTCCAAAGAGAAACGTTTAAGACAGGAAGGTTTTAAAGCCGACGCTGTGGAGGAAGTCAAACTATCCAAATGTTTCTGTAAAGCTATTTTTCAGACATCAATCTTGGTGAATCTCCACAGAATTTTGGTTTGGATTTTTTCACCGGAATTTGCCTTTCACTCAGGAACCACGCATCAGGAGACTCTCGGCTGAGACACAGAAATCTCTGACACATTCACGTGACTGTTGCAGGAGGCAGAGTCAGGACATAACATATAAATGCCGCTGCagagagatcacatgtttttgttacagcacatcaacagcAGACGTTACcaaagctctcgaatctcgttcGTCTTCGTCCacatcttctacatgtatggctcctcttcttcagcctgagatatttgcattcttccaCTTTCACCTCTGTCACTAtttgaaacatcatcaacacgtccacctGGTCActtctcacatggactcactctgacctTATCCAGCGTTTACACACGGGggctgcaggagaaactccggagaatgtccacagcaactgacctggacgtttgtgttctcacatacaagTGTCtggacctctctctctctctctcacactcacacagattcTTTAACACATAATTAACAGTGTGTGAGACGCCTCAATGCTAAAGATCATATTTCACTGaagagaggaaattaaaaaaacagctgcagagTTTGACACTGATGGTCACACGACCTGTGCTGAAACATGGGGTCTGATCTGTTTAAAAACGACCTGTGTTAGTTATATAGAGAATTAG
This genomic stretch from Hippoglossus hippoglossus isolate fHipHip1 chromosome 3, fHipHip1.pri, whole genome shotgun sequence harbors:
- the LOC117752455 gene encoding X-linked retinitis pigmentosa GTPase regulator-interacting protein 1-like yields the protein MEEKREEGELMKRQDRKHDTLGSVDEAVEKEEEEETHTAEEGEDMEKEEDEGEAMDREEELEEEEAEELELEEEVQVIIVKQSQERREEEEVMREEERGKDKDEEQRGKERGRQTHIDKEATHSEDSYSENNTLHTHCEDSYSENIHGTPSEGSNALPTHSKDSYSENPASPTLSKDYYSENPSSPTLSKDSYSENFSEQPLPRTLILKTHYKHSLRTLILKTHYKHSLRILF
- the LOC117752070 gene encoding rho guanine nucleotide exchange factor 40-like isoform X3, which codes for MDSESLDRCIQTSLSDLYPPFQSTSSTVLCQVLSVVESSYSGDGLRYLLHFLLPAKKVLQTLQQHACCQYSGVLFRHEGWPLCVHEKVIVQLCPLDQRLLRPGDFYLLVSPAAAPPLRAHSASCRSSVASSPSLLLCSVSAGSRHVERQEVSELALRSLFSMAWLDSVNREREQRGASRLERCVLSANGDVFRVPWEDLVYPQFLSRARTARMEDHESSMKEELVSPGRDINSVTQQDVKLLPSQTNQSAASSEAEDSEGEYVELTELTLPRFSPQRGSLTQSISLQLQARTSSHNSTHTPHNTHTPHNTHTPHNKLTPHWSGVRVSSHTGLCTKLIEENFKQDTCGPFVLTPVSPPRPHPHVRCSS
- the LOC117752070 gene encoding rho guanine nucleotide exchange factor 40-like isoform X1, with translation MFNLEDSLQETDSESLDRCIQTSLSDLYPPFQSTSSTVLCQVLSVVESSYSGDGLRYLLHFLLPAKKVLQTLQQHACCQYSGVLFRHEGWPLCVHEKVIVQLCPLDQRLLRPGDFYLLVSPAAAPPLRAHSASCRSSVASSPSLLLCSVSAGSRHVERQEVSELALRSLFSMAWLDSVNREREQRGASRLERCVLSANGDVFRVPWEDLVYPQFLSRARTARMEDHESSMKEELVSPGRDINSVTQQDVKLLPSQTNQSAASSEAEDSEGEYVELTELTLPRFSPQRGSLTQSISLQLQARTSSHNSTHTPHNTHTPHNTHTPHNKLTPHWSGVRVSSHTGLCTKLIEENFKQDTCGPFVLTPVSPPRPHPHVRCSS
- the LOC117752070 gene encoding rho guanine nucleotide exchange factor 40-like isoform X2, yielding MFNLEDSLQETDSESLDRCIQTSLSDLYPPFQSTSSTVLCQVLSVVESSYSGDGLRYLLHFLLPAKKVLQTLQQHACCQYSGVLFRHEGWPLCVHEKVIVQLCPLDQRLLRPGDFYLLVSPAAAPPLRAHSASCRSSVASSPSLLLCSVSAGSRHVERQEVSELALRSLFSMAWLDSVNREREQRGASRLERCVLSANGDVFRVPWEDLVYPQFLSRARTARMEDHESSMKEELVSPGRDINSVTQQDVKLLPSQTNQSAASSEAEDSEGEYVELTELTLPRFSPQRGSLTQSISLQLQARTSSHNSTHTPHNTHTPHNKLTPHWSGVRVSSHTGLCTKLIEENFKQDTCGPFVLTPVSPPRPHPHVRCSS